In one Amaranthus tricolor cultivar Red isolate AtriRed21 chromosome 8, ASM2621246v1, whole genome shotgun sequence genomic region, the following are encoded:
- the LOC130821619 gene encoding uncharacterized protein LOC130821619, translating into MLKLCNSCRFYAAVAIVDSCLYSVFVEICVVDITSCGSNCTVFHLKMASIGTSLKRKRNWDCIRFIITMINCVMLLHLMFYSMRKTIYDSHYVKLDKKTRRKMRLHNLNRMIRESDTLCRNYLRINRYTFGVLLEMVRDIGGLNETRNTCLEEMVAGFLYTLAHHKKNRMMGAYFYRSGETISRQFHACLLAILKLHAILLKKPTPIQEDCNDERWKYFKNSLGALDGTMILVNVLCDDRSKYRTRKGTLAMNVLGVCSPEMEFIYVLPGWEGSAHDGRILRDAISRPNGLKVSKGYTNGEGFLAPYRGHLYHLREWNNGPRQPQTAKEYFNLRHAKARNVIERCFGLLKGRWGILRSPSWFSLQTHSRIVLACALLHNLVKRYMLAELMMRTLYNLHCCNRSMDEFSEIQWPNICSTIGGLDNADLLCDVIHFYLKPPFLRMDESSASGGGRGKNKRFWTAQEDKALVEALSELAVDPHWRCENGFRSGYMVRLEELIGKALPGCGLKALPHIDSRLKTLVAKFRAISQMLNTSGFVWDDEKK; encoded by the exons ATGTTGAAGCTCTGTAATTCATGTCGATTCTATGCTGCTGTTGCTATTGTCGATTCGT GTTTGTATTCTGTATTTGTTGAGATATGTGTTGTTGATATCACAAGCTGTGGTTCTAATTGTACTGTGTTTCATTTG AAAATGGCTAGCATTGGTACTTctttgaaaaggaagagaaattggGACTGTATTCGGTTCATAATTACTATGATTAATTGTGTTATGTTGCTACATTTGATGTTCTACTCGATGAGAAAAACTATATACGATTCCCATTATGTTAAGCTTGATAAAAAAACTAGGAGAAAAATGAGATTGCACAACTTGAATAGAATGATTAGAGAAAGTGACACTTTGTGTAGGAACTATCTTCGTATAAATCGATACACATTTGGTGTACTTTTAGAGATGGTAAGAGATATTGGTGGattaaatgaaacaagaaaCACATGTTTAGAAGAGATGGTTGCGGGTTTCTTGTACACATTAGCTCaccataagaaaaatagaatgatgGGTGCATATTTTTACAGAAGTGGAGAAACTATTAGTAGACAATTTCATGCTTGTTTGTTAGCAATCTTAAAGTTACATGCTATTCTTCTTAAGAAACCAACACCAATACAAGAGGATTGCAACGATGAAAGATGGAAATATTTCAAg aaCTCATTAGGTGCCCTTGATGGTACAATGATTCTAGTGAATGTTCTTTGTGATGATCGATCCAAATATCGGACTAGAAAAGGTACCCTTGCTATGAATGTATTAGGAGTATGTTCACCCGAGATggaatttatatatgtcttaccTGGTTGGGAGGGGTCGGCACACGATGGTCGGATTCTTCGAGATGCTATTTCTAGGCCTAATGGGTTGAAAGTTTCAAAAG GATATACTAATGGAGAAGGATTCCTTGCACCCTATAGAGGGCATCTTTATCATCTTAGAGAATGGAATAATGGCCCCCGACAACCCCAAACCGCCAAAGAATATTTCAACTTAAGGCATGCAAAAGCTAGAAATGTGATTGAGAGATGCTTTGGATTACTCAAGGGAAGATGGGGGATTCTTAGAAGTCCTTCTTGGTTTAGTTTACAAACACATAGTCGAATTGTACTTGCTTGTGCGTTATTACATAATTTGGTAAAGAGATACATGCTTGCAGAATTGATGATGAGGACTT TATATAACCTCCATTGCTGTAACCGATCCATGGACGAATTTTCCGAAATACAATGGCCCAATATATGTTCAACGATTGGAGGGCTAGACAACGCAGACTTACTTTGTGatgttattcatttttatttaaaacctCCATTtctt AGGATGGATGAAAGTAGTGCTAGTGGAGGTGGAAGGGGAAAAAACAAACGATTTTGGACTGCCCAAGAAGATAAGGCTCTTGTGGAAGCATTGTCAGAGTTAGCTGTTGATCCTCACTGGAGGTGTGAAAATGGATTTAGAAGCGGCTACATGGTTCGCTTAGAGGAGCTCATAGGTAAGGCTCTTCCTGGTTGTGGTTTGAAGGCTCTGCCACACATTGATTCTCGACTTAAGACACTTGTAGCCAAGTTTAGGgctatttctcaaatgttaaataCAAGTGGATTCGTCtgggatgatgaaaaaaaatga